A stretch of Methanobrevibacter sp. YE315 DNA encodes these proteins:
- a CDS encoding biotin--[acetyl-CoA-carboxylase] ligase: MRQEIINLIKKEGKLSSEAIDEIKEVDIHDFANLVKEIGQQETEYIKASEITKNLKTEYIGRNLYVFNEVSSTNTVAKFLSMNEIEDGSVVISEKQTRARGRSGKSWESPLGGIWLSIILNPHVDHSKLPLITLATGVAVAKTLEKIGIENPEIKWPNDIMIKDRKVCGILTEAIAKFNTIENVIIGVGIDANLDVDQFPEDLQSGTTTLKEELGRTGDENLLIQIFLEEFEKISELFDHEGYEEILKEWRKRSYSIGKIVEVREPFNQYYDAYVLGISKEGALVVEKIDGSLAKVISGECIIKK, encoded by the coding sequence ATGAGACAAGAAATAATCAACTTAATAAAAAAAGAAGGGAAACTTTCTAGTGAAGCTATTGATGAAATAAAAGAAGTTGACATCCATGACTTTGCAAACTTGGTAAAGGAAATTGGACAACAAGAAACAGAATATATTAAAGCCTCAGAAATTACAAAAAATCTTAAAACCGAATACATTGGAAGAAACTTATATGTTTTCAATGAAGTAAGTTCAACAAATACTGTAGCGAAATTCCTATCAATGAATGAAATTGAAGACGGCAGCGTTGTTATTTCAGAAAAACAAACCCGTGCAAGAGGCAGATCCGGAAAATCATGGGAATCACCTTTAGGTGGTATATGGTTATCCATTATCTTAAATCCTCATGTTGACCATTCAAAACTCCCTCTTATAACTTTAGCGACCGGAGTTGCAGTGGCAAAAACCCTCGAGAAAATTGGTATTGAAAATCCTGAAATCAAATGGCCTAATGACATTATGATTAAGGATAGAAAGGTTTGTGGAATTTTAACAGAAGCAATAGCCAAATTCAACACTATTGAAAACGTGATTATTGGTGTCGGTATTGATGCCAACCTCGATGTTGACCAGTTCCCTGAAGATTTGCAAAGCGGAACAACAACACTTAAAGAGGAGCTTGGAAGAACTGGAGATGAAAATCTTCTAATTCAAATATTCCTGGAAGAATTCGAAAAAATTAGTGAACTCTTCGACCATGAAGGATACGAGGAAATATTGAAAGAATGGAGAAAACGTTCATACTCTATTGGAAAAATTGTGGAAGTTAGAGAACCGTTCAACCAATATTACGATGCCTACGTATTGGGCATTAGTAAAGAAGGAGCATTGGTCGTTGAAAAAATCGACGGAAGCTTAGCAAAAGTAATTTCTGGAGAATGTATAATCAAGAAGTAA
- a CDS encoding TIGR03576 family pyridoxal phosphate-dependent enzyme has translation MIVDSSLDEVKKRENALSIIKNIVETEGRSSLFDLTGLSGGFIASPSEISLLETYVGPAIFEEALQEAGIQHMGGEKVIALNRTSSGILATILTLVNKGSNVVHYLAELPAHPSIPRSCKLVGADYSETDVFDEFSIPENTSLVVVTGSTMDHKVIDEEEFKKVIEMAHERDIPVMVDDASGARLRTVIFNQAKACDLGADISITSTDKLMPGPRGGLMAGRQELIDKIKVKVNQFGLEAQPPAVLAMLNGIKNFNEDNLINSFSRKEELYELLSKKFDNFEKTPTGVMISPEGLCNEIDAKHDLSDTDLAFVFSFILLKDYGIITIPPVSMPGASATIRFDLSTKDAFNLDLNDLNKKIESSFDKLQSVIANEEKCREIVFTS, from the coding sequence ATGATAGTTGATAGCTCATTAGATGAAGTCAAAAAGAGGGAAAATGCCCTTTCAATAATTAAAAATATTGTTGAAACTGAAGGCAGATCTTCTTTATTTGATTTAACCGGATTATCTGGAGGATTTATTGCAAGTCCTTCTGAAATTAGCTTATTGGAAACATATGTTGGCCCGGCTATTTTTGAAGAAGCTCTTCAAGAAGCAGGAATTCAGCATATGGGTGGTGAAAAAGTCATTGCTTTAAATAGGACTTCTTCCGGTATTTTGGCAACAATTTTGACATTAGTTAACAAAGGTTCAAATGTTGTGCATTATCTGGCTGAACTGCCTGCACATCCATCTATTCCAAGAAGTTGTAAGTTGGTTGGAGCTGATTACTCAGAAACTGACGTCTTTGATGAATTTTCAATTCCTGAAAATACTTCTTTAGTTGTTGTCACCGGTTCTACAATGGATCATAAGGTGATTGATGAAGAAGAATTTAAGAAAGTTATTGAAATGGCTCATGAAAGGGATATTCCAGTAATGGTTGATGATGCATCAGGTGCAAGGCTTAGAACAGTGATATTTAATCAGGCTAAAGCCTGTGATTTGGGTGCAGATATTTCCATCACAAGCACCGATAAATTAATGCCAGGTCCTAGAGGAGGGCTTATGGCAGGTAGACAGGAGTTAATCGACAAAATCAAAGTTAAAGTTAATCAATTCGGTCTTGAAGCTCAGCCTCCTGCGGTTCTTGCAATGTTGAATGGTATAAAAAATTTTAATGAAGATAATCTGATAAATAGTTTCTCCAGAAAAGAAGAGTTATATGAATTATTGTCTAAAAAATTTGATAATTTTGAAAAAACACCTACAGGAGTCATGATTTCTCCTGAAGGGTTATGCAATGAAATTGACGCAAAACATGATTTGTCCGATACAGATTTGGCATTTGTGTTTTCATTCATTTTATTGAAAGATTATGGAATTATTACAATTCCTCCGGTTTCAATGCCGGGTGCATCTGCAACAATAAGATTTGATTTATCTACAAAAGATGCTTTTAATTTAGATTTAAATGATTTAAATAAAAAAATAGAATCTTCATTTGATAAATTACAGTCAGTAATTGCAAATGAAGAAAAATGTAGGGAGATTGTATTTACTTCTTGA
- a CDS encoding FumA C-terminus/TtdB family hydratase beta subunit: MERKLNVPITSESLNELNAGDVVYLTGNILTARDQAHKRIIEEGAPLDIGGAAIFHAGPIIKENEDGYEMVAIGPTTSMRMNPYESDVLDMGPKIIIGKGGMDDTVREALVRNKAIYVVATGGCAALYVDAVEEIESVDWLDLGMPEAMWNLKVKDFGPLIVAMDSNGKSLYD; this comes from the coding sequence ATGGAAAGAAAATTAAATGTTCCAATAACTAGTGAAAGTTTAAATGAGTTAAATGCAGGTGATGTTGTTTATTTAACAGGAAATATCTTAACTGCAAGAGATCAGGCACATAAAAGGATTATAGAAGAAGGCGCTCCATTAGATATTGGGGGTGCAGCTATTTTTCATGCAGGTCCAATTATAAAAGAAAATGAAGATGGCTATGAAATGGTAGCTATCGGTCCAACCACATCCATGAGAATGAATCCCTATGAAAGTGATGTTCTGGACATGGGTCCTAAAATAATTATAGGTAAAGGTGGAATGGATGATACTGTTAGGGAAGCATTAGTCAGGAATAAAGCCATTTATGTGGTTGCTACTGGAGGATGTGCTGCCTTATATGTTGATGCTGTTGAAGAAATCGAAAGTGTGGACTGGTTAGATTTAGGAATGCCTGAAGCGATGTGGAATTTAAAAGTAAAGGATTTTGGCCCGCTTATAGTGGCAATGGACAGTAACGGAAAAAGTTTATATGATTAA
- a CDS encoding DUF2070 family protein: protein MSSMSSVAGLSKYITTLPETKYSIIGMSILSFLIGSTIYLIDLNPIGILEEIFYGGIYGFLVLGITSIMSGALNQQVISSLHGINLKIKHSMFLSGLSMTILGIIIILGCVITQIFKFDIYLNSILFGCVIIYGFNTLVFWATSKVRFTIAATAGLIQPALILAMLTLITFLFIDTSFIGSEILQITFKAIVAAIIFVMAIYAFIKIIASPFSKNLGIGVLDLLSLFIAHMNEGSNSLEGLFENMSEAIDTIVTFVSFKTENGIKALFISPSVHPGPLGDLGGSNMPTILANKFDHFTMVAHGPSTHDFNPIAVSEIDKIEQSVRNGLEQVEYSPIASRFVRYNSEKANIGVQFFNDGMVILSTFAPEAVDDIEFGVGLTMMAQSRSKCNVENSIIVDCHNSFTPESGEVLPGNSEVFQLIDVIDTINPNQDKFDIKVGCYEDNMKTLGKHEGIGESGLKTMVIEVGNQRTAYVLFDSNNMEIGFRQQIIDSVNDLDIDEIEVMTTDTHTVNTLSRGYNPIGIAKRPEIIEYVRLSIVEAIKDLEKVEVGTGTEKIKNLNTFGPKNSTELISTISSVVAVSKIIAPVLLITALLIVFIWIFFGGL from the coding sequence ATGTCAAGCATGAGTAGCGTTGCAGGCTTATCAAAATATATTACTACATTGCCCGAAACTAAATATTCCATAATCGGAATGTCCATATTAAGTTTTCTTATTGGTTCAACTATCTATTTAATCGATTTGAATCCTATAGGCATTTTGGAAGAAATATTCTACGGAGGAATATATGGATTTTTGGTTCTTGGGATAACATCAATCATGAGTGGGGCTTTAAACCAGCAGGTAATTAGTAGCCTTCATGGAATTAACTTAAAGATTAAACATTCAATGTTCCTGTCCGGTCTTTCAATGACCATATTGGGAATTATAATTATTTTGGGATGCGTAATCACCCAAATTTTCAAATTCGATATTTATTTAAATTCCATCTTGTTCGGTTGCGTAATTATCTACGGATTTAATACTTTAGTTTTCTGGGCCACCTCAAAAGTAAGATTTACAATAGCTGCAACAGCGGGATTAATACAACCTGCACTTATTTTGGCAATGCTGACCTTAATTACATTCCTATTTATAGATACCAGTTTCATCGGATCTGAAATTTTGCAGATTACATTTAAAGCAATCGTTGCTGCGATAATTTTTGTCATGGCAATTTATGCATTCATTAAAATTATTGCATCACCATTCAGCAAAAATCTTGGAATCGGTGTTTTAGACCTATTAAGTTTATTCATTGCACATATGAATGAAGGATCAAATTCCCTTGAAGGGTTATTCGAAAATATGAGTGAAGCCATAGATACCATTGTTACATTTGTAAGCTTTAAAACTGAAAATGGGATTAAGGCATTGTTTATTTCACCGTCAGTCCATCCGGGACCATTAGGTGACCTTGGAGGTTCCAATATGCCAACAATTCTTGCAAACAAGTTTGACCACTTTACAATGGTTGCACATGGACCATCTACCCACGATTTCAATCCTATTGCGGTTTCTGAAATTGATAAAATAGAACAATCCGTAAGAAATGGTTTGGAACAAGTTGAATACTCCCCAATTGCCAGCCGTTTTGTAAGGTATAACTCTGAAAAAGCGAATATTGGCGTTCAATTCTTTAATGATGGAATGGTAATATTATCCACTTTTGCACCTGAAGCCGTCGATGACATCGAATTTGGTGTAGGACTCACAATGATGGCCCAAAGCAGAAGCAAATGCAATGTTGAAAATTCAATCATTGTGGACTGTCATAACTCATTTACCCCTGAAAGTGGGGAAGTCCTTCCTGGAAATTCTGAAGTATTCCAATTAATTGACGTAATCGATACCATCAATCCTAATCAGGACAAATTTGATATCAAAGTAGGCTGCTACGAAGATAACATGAAAACACTAGGCAAACATGAAGGAATCGGTGAAAGCGGCTTGAAAACAATGGTTATTGAAGTAGGAAACCAAAGAACCGCATATGTCCTTTTTGATTCAAATAACATGGAAATCGGATTCAGACAACAGATTATCGATTCCGTTAATGACCTGGATATTGATGAAATAGAAGTGATGACAACTGATACTCATACTGTTAATACACTTTCAAGAGGATACAATCCTATTGGAATTGCAAAAAGACCAGAAATTATAGAATACGTTAGATTAAGTATTGTAGAAGCAATAAAAGATTTAGAAAAAGTAGAAGTTGGAACTGGAACTGAAAAAATTAAAAACCTCAACACATTCGGACCAAAAAATTCAACAGAATTAATCTCAACAATAAGTTCCGTTGTGGCTGTAAGTAAAATTATAGCTCCAGTTTTATTAATAACCGCATTATTAATAGTATTTATATGGATATTCTTTGGCGGATTATAA
- the rqcH gene encoding ribosome rescue protein RqcH, producing MKSMSNVDIYTISDELNRLLSGARVDKSFQPTKDIVVMRFHVPGTGRVDLVMQCGSRIHISQYPLENPTTPPTFPMLLRKRIKGAHVESITQHNFDRVVVIKVKKDKHYTIIVELFDKGNIILLDDENNIILPLKRKKWSDRDISSKREYAFPEERGINPITITEEELEELFETSDMDVVRTLAMNGLGSLYAEEIIERANEKIELDKNTQTCELTKEQTSEIYNSLKSLFSDLKEGSIKPQIAKNDRKEDVVPLDLIKYQDFEKTYYDNFNEACDEYYSKKVNTDIKDIKEAAWNKKVNKFEKRLRLQQETLDNFEKTIEDSQHKGEVIYSNYTTIENIINVVNSARGKDYSYKEIGKILKKAKEDGMNEAQIYESIDKMGVLTLDIDNTKLIIDPKLTIPENAEIYYEKAKKAKRKSKGALIAIENTKKQLEDIKAKKDIAMEHISVPKKRVKKNLKWYEKLRWFLSSDNVLVVGGRDANSNESIVKKYLEPNDIYLHADIHGASSTAIKLNGAKLNDNLLKESGEFAASFSSAWSMGFTSQDVFWVHPDQVSKTPEAGEYLAKGSFVIRGHRNFIRGARVKLAIGIVDYEGKRVMVGPIDAVDAHCENYVVLKPGFTKKEAIAKKILNKINENDLLTLDDIIRVLPSGKCDIDEEYHQRKKYEKN from the coding sequence ATGAAATCCATGTCAAATGTTGACATCTATACAATAAGTGATGAATTAAATAGATTATTAAGTGGAGCAAGAGTTGACAAATCATTCCAACCTACAAAAGATATTGTAGTAATGAGGTTCCATGTTCCGGGGACCGGAAGAGTTGATTTGGTAATGCAATGCGGCTCCAGAATACATATAAGCCAATATCCGCTTGAAAATCCGACTACACCACCTACATTTCCTATGCTTTTAAGAAAAAGAATTAAAGGAGCTCATGTTGAAAGCATTACCCAGCATAACTTCGATAGGGTTGTTGTAATAAAGGTTAAAAAAGACAAACATTACACAATCATTGTCGAATTGTTTGATAAGGGAAACATAATCCTTTTGGATGATGAAAACAATATCATATTGCCGTTGAAACGTAAAAAATGGTCTGACAGAGACATCAGTTCAAAAAGAGAATATGCATTTCCCGAAGAAAGAGGAATTAATCCTATCACAATCACCGAAGAGGAACTTGAAGAACTATTTGAAACTTCCGATATGGACGTAGTCAGAACACTTGCAATGAACGGGCTTGGAAGCTTGTATGCTGAAGAAATCATTGAAAGGGCAAATGAAAAAATTGAGTTAGACAAAAATACGCAGACTTGCGAATTGACTAAAGAGCAGACATCTGAAATTTACAATAGCCTTAAATCACTGTTCAGCGATTTGAAAGAAGGATCCATTAAACCCCAAATTGCCAAAAACGATAGAAAAGAAGATGTTGTTCCTCTAGATTTAATAAAGTATCAGGATTTTGAGAAAACTTATTATGATAATTTCAATGAAGCATGCGATGAGTATTATTCAAAAAAGGTAAATACTGACATCAAGGATATTAAAGAAGCAGCCTGGAATAAGAAAGTAAATAAATTTGAAAAACGATTGCGTTTACAACAAGAAACACTTGATAATTTTGAAAAGACAATCGAAGATAGTCAACATAAAGGGGAAGTTATCTATTCTAATTACACCACTATAGAAAACATCATAAATGTTGTAAACTCAGCAAGAGGAAAGGACTATTCTTACAAAGAAATTGGAAAAATATTAAAAAAAGCTAAGGAAGACGGGATGAATGAAGCCCAAATCTATGAATCAATCGACAAGATGGGCGTGTTAACCCTGGATATAGACAATACAAAGTTGATTATCGATCCCAAACTGACAATTCCTGAAAATGCTGAAATTTACTACGAAAAAGCTAAAAAAGCCAAACGTAAAAGCAAAGGCGCCTTAATAGCTATTGAAAATACAAAAAAACAATTAGAAGACATTAAGGCTAAAAAGGATATTGCAATGGAACACATATCCGTGCCTAAAAAGAGAGTTAAAAAGAATCTCAAATGGTATGAAAAATTAAGATGGTTCTTAAGTTCAGACAATGTTCTTGTGGTTGGAGGTAGAGATGCAAACAGCAATGAAAGCATTGTCAAAAAATATCTAGAACCAAATGATATTTATTTGCATGCAGATATACATGGTGCAAGTTCCACGGCCATAAAATTAAACGGAGCTAAATTAAATGACAATCTCCTAAAAGAATCAGGGGAGTTTGCGGCATCTTTTTCATCTGCTTGGTCAATGGGTTTCACATCTCAAGACGTATTCTGGGTGCATCCTGACCAAGTTTCCAAAACACCTGAAGCAGGAGAATATTTGGCTAAAGGATCTTTTGTTATAAGGGGCCACCGTAATTTCATAAGGGGTGCAAGAGTAAAATTAGCTATTGGAATCGTTGATTATGAAGGAAAACGAGTAATGGTAGGGCCAATCGATGCTGTTGATGCACATTGTGAAAATTATGTTGTATTAAAACCTGGTTTTACAAAAAAAGAAGCGATAGCTAAAAAAATATTGAATAAGATTAATGAAAATGACTTATTGACTCTTGATGACATTATCAGAGTTTTGCCATCTGGAAAATGTGACATTGACGAAGAATATCACCAAAGAAAAAAATATGAAAAAAATTAA
- a CDS encoding metal-dependent hydrolase — MEIRWLGHSAFEIISDEVKILIDPFISNNPNCQVPVEDLNPDIILLTHGHSDHFGDALEISNRTNAPIACIHEISLFLAKQGIRNISANIGGSFIFRNVKFTMLDAKHSSDIDVVEETVPGGSAASFLITFEDGTKIFHAGDTGLFGDMKDIIGAIYKPDVVMVPIGDKFTMGPFEAALATMWLNPKVVIPMHYNTFPPIEQDPAIFANFVGQFNPNIDVVVMNPDEYFEFNPEEYQD; from the coding sequence ATGGAAATCAGATGGTTAGGTCATTCCGCATTTGAAATAATTAGTGATGAAGTAAAAATTTTGATTGACCCGTTTATTAGTAATAATCCTAATTGTCAGGTTCCAGTTGAGGATTTAAATCCAGATATCATATTGCTTACCCATGGTCATTCAGACCATTTTGGTGATGCTTTGGAAATATCAAACAGAACTAATGCTCCTATTGCATGTATTCACGAAATTTCACTCTTTTTAGCTAAACAAGGGATTAGGAACATTAGTGCTAATATTGGAGGTTCTTTCATTTTCAGAAATGTTAAGTTCACTATGCTTGATGCAAAACACTCTTCAGACATTGATGTGGTCGAAGAAACAGTTCCTGGGGGAAGCGCAGCAAGCTTTTTAATAACATTTGAAGATGGAACTAAGATATTCCATGCGGGTGATACTGGATTATTTGGTGATATGAAAGATATTATCGGTGCAATTTATAAACCTGATGTCGTCATGGTTCCTATTGGTGATAAATTTACCATGGGTCCTTTTGAAGCGGCATTAGCTACAATGTGGTTAAATCCAAAAGTGGTTATCCCGATGCATTACAATACATTCCCACCAATAGAACAGGATCCTGCAATTTTTGCAAATTTTGTCGGTCAATTCAATCCTAACATTGATGTTGTGGTAATGAATCCTGATGAATATTTTGAATTTAATCCTGAAGAGTATCAGGATTAA
- a CDS encoding class III signal peptide-containing protein, translating into MKNIPKIIKEKSGQGAAEYILLFGGVLVIALLALTIYRSYMETSDVSLKAKDDIIDVRNTILDNRTHV; encoded by the coding sequence ATGAAAAACATTCCCAAAATCATCAAAGAAAAATCTGGCCAGGGCGCCGCAGAGTACATTTTGCTGTTTGGAGGAGTACTAGTTATAGCACTATTAGCTTTAACCATATACAGATCATATATGGAGACAAGTGACGTTAGCCTAAAAGCCAAGGATGACATAATAGATGTTAGAAATACCATACTCGACAATAGGACTCATGTTTAA
- a CDS encoding class III signal peptide-containing protein — translation MFKIKTDNKGQGSAELILIIGGIIVVVLLVGSYISNITENTQKNIENLLKIEKENLINKI, via the coding sequence ATGTTTAAAATAAAAACAGACAACAAAGGGCAGGGAAGTGCTGAATTAATATTGATTATCGGAGGGATAATCGTCGTAGTGCTCCTTGTAGGAAGTTATATATCAAATATAACTGAAAATACACAGAAAAACATTGAAAATTTGTTAAAAATCGAAAAAGAAAATTTAATAAATAAAATATGA
- the fwdF gene encoding tungsten-dependent formylmethanofuran dehydrogenase subunit FwdF, with translation MFNIERDGDEYRNLRYKDVNCVGCGICVDVCPTSSLKLGPIVPIARGLIEMDLVSVNQDSCVFCGLCSVACPFDALSLSIDGEDIKENKSYPLWETETDVDDEECMYCGRCYSICPRDSILFERRLPNPADLVRGEIDIDEEKCIYCSFCADLCPAGAISIKNIPTSTVDVLNNSIEVDLSKCIFCGVCKRVCPEDAIKQVCSTCMLKDEIEIPEITGKTFISDETCVKCSWCSEICPVDAITVTKPFTGTLELVETEEKVCKGDSCHACMDVCPCNAVSIVDGKSVTNLDFCNLCGACVTACPQDIRSLTRDSMKLTNINSESWTEILNSSLIGK, from the coding sequence ATGTTTAATATAGAGAGAGATGGTGATGAATACCGTAATTTACGTTATAAAGATGTAAATTGTGTTGGTTGTGGAATTTGTGTTGATGTTTGCCCAACTTCTTCTTTAAAGTTAGGACCTATTGTTCCTATAGCTCGTGGGTTAATTGAGATGGATTTAGTTTCCGTCAACCAGGATTCTTGTGTATTTTGCGGGTTATGTTCAGTTGCTTGCCCATTTGATGCTTTATCTTTATCTATTGACGGTGAAGATATTAAAGAAAACAAATCTTATCCATTATGGGAAACTGAAACAGATGTAGATGATGAAGAGTGTATGTACTGTGGCAGATGTTATTCAATTTGCCCTAGGGATTCAATATTATTCGAAAGAAGACTTCCGAACCCTGCCGATTTGGTTAGAGGGGAAATAGATATTGATGAAGAAAAATGTATTTACTGTTCATTCTGTGCAGATTTATGTCCTGCTGGAGCAATTTCAATTAAGAATATTCCAACATCAACTGTGGATGTTTTAAATAATTCTATTGAAGTTGATTTGTCTAAATGTATTTTCTGTGGAGTTTGTAAGAGAGTATGCCCTGAAGATGCAATTAAACAAGTCTGTTCTACATGCATGTTAAAAGATGAAATCGAAATTCCAGAAATTACTGGTAAAACATTCATTTCTGATGAAACCTGTGTAAAATGTTCATGGTGTTCTGAAATTTGCCCTGTTGATGCAATTACAGTAACTAAACCATTTACCGGTACACTTGAATTAGTTGAAACTGAAGAAAAAGTATGTAAGGGCGATTCTTGTCATGCTTGTATGGATGTTTGTCCATGTAATGCAGTAAGTATTGTTGATGGAAAATCTGTTACTAATCTTGATTTCTGTAACTTATGTGGTGCTTGTGTTACTGCTTGTCCACAGGATATCAGAAGTTTAACTAGGGACAGCATGAAATTAACCAATATTAATTCTGAATCATGGACTGAGATTTTAAATTCTAGTTTAATTGGAAAATAG
- a CDS encoding 4Fe-4S binding protein, whose protein sequence is MAVKIDSNLCGHINDCPVQGLCIKLCEQGAIIEENGDVAIVPENCDDCDLCIQNCPNQAISKA, encoded by the coding sequence ATGGCAGTTAAAATTGACTCTAACCTATGTGGACATATTAATGACTGTCCTGTACAAGGGTTATGTATTAAACTTTGTGAACAAGGTGCAATTATTGAGGAGAATGGGGATGTAGCTATTGTCCCTGAAAATTGTGATGATTGCGATCTTTGTATACAAAATTGTCCAAATCAAGCCATATCTAAAGCATGA
- a CDS encoding phosphopantetheine adenylyltransferase, which produces MNSKKYNKVAVGGTFDKFHDGHKKLLSTAFELGNKIEIGVTSDEFGGLKGDIDSCKERMSNLKAFFSDKSNFEVIPLNDPYGTTIFDSDFEAIVVSEETEPTAVEINEIRISKGMKPLDIVVVSFVLAYDGNPISSTRIRRGEINQSGNIIE; this is translated from the coding sequence ATGAATTCTAAGAAATATAATAAAGTTGCTGTTGGTGGAACTTTTGACAAATTCCATGATGGTCACAAAAAATTATTATCAACCGCTTTTGAACTTGGTAATAAAATTGAGATTGGTGTAACTTCTGATGAATTTGGAGGGTTAAAAGGAGATATAGATTCCTGTAAAGAAAGAATGAGTAATTTAAAAGCTTTTTTTTCAGATAAATCTAATTTTGAAGTTATTCCATTAAATGATCCATATGGGACCACTATTTTCGATAGCGATTTTGAAGCTATTGTTGTTAGTGAGGAGACAGAACCTACGGCAGTTGAAATTAATGAGATTAGAATTTCAAAAGGTATGAAACCCCTTGATATTGTTGTTGTTAGTTTTGTTTTGGCCTATGATGGTAATCCTATATCTTCAACACGCATTAGGCGTGGAGAAATTAATCAAAGTGGGAATATCATTGAATAA